One Streptomyces sp. V4I8 genomic window carries:
- a CDS encoding peptidoglycan-binding protein gives MLKSDLFGDSADLALVAAGDRRILAPEASDSVGLVQQALVTVGFKLPDFGVDRSFGPETGAAVTAFKEDRALQPSDPVVGKGTITRLDTELAYLQGLDTPQALSDRKLLVSEPFTAGVLESVHPDIDITGKVLQFFELADTLCFSMSMAVLDAPQLASFVGRFVEPHINKDFCRRNGPCSPANDFFDTANSAALYTDFLRVHNPAIDPSVIATVGAGVRPDIVSHRPGQQAEWYEIKPLSPAGVSAGLAKGVKLRSNYETNAFPYRPGRAYTPSAKITLGEFVTPEGERLEVFIEPRRLLPGLIFYRFCVGGDFVRYFNRVRLVAGILAILVALAPELLEVGAAAEEAAAFISLLRSIAAEVGAVLPSLSPAL, from the coding sequence ATGCTCAAGTCGGATCTGTTCGGCGACAGTGCGGACTTGGCGCTGGTCGCCGCGGGAGATCGGAGAATTCTCGCACCCGAAGCCTCGGACTCCGTAGGACTCGTCCAGCAGGCCCTGGTAACGGTCGGATTCAAATTGCCTGATTTCGGCGTGGACAGGTCGTTCGGGCCGGAGACCGGAGCAGCTGTTACTGCTTTCAAGGAGGACCGTGCTCTCCAGCCCTCAGACCCAGTCGTGGGCAAGGGGACAATCACCCGGCTCGACACGGAGCTTGCCTACCTCCAGGGCCTGGACACTCCTCAGGCGTTGAGCGACCGCAAGCTTCTCGTGAGCGAGCCGTTCACCGCGGGGGTCCTGGAATCCGTGCATCCCGACATCGACATCACGGGAAAGGTGTTGCAGTTCTTCGAACTCGCAGACACCCTCTGCTTCTCCATGTCGATGGCAGTGCTCGACGCACCTCAGCTCGCAAGCTTCGTCGGACGGTTCGTGGAACCGCACATCAACAAGGATTTCTGCCGGAGGAACGGACCGTGCAGTCCGGCCAACGACTTTTTCGATACCGCCAACAGCGCGGCACTGTATACGGATTTCTTGCGGGTCCACAATCCGGCGATCGATCCTTCAGTCATCGCCACGGTGGGAGCAGGAGTCCGGCCCGATATTGTCAGCCACCGACCCGGACAACAGGCCGAGTGGTATGAGATCAAGCCCCTGTCTCCGGCAGGTGTCTCAGCCGGACTGGCCAAAGGTGTCAAGCTCAGGTCCAACTACGAAACGAACGCATTCCCGTACAGACCTGGCAGGGCGTACACACCCAGTGCCAAGATCACCCTGGGCGAGTTCGTCACACCCGAGGGTGAGCGACTCGAGGTCTTCATCGAACCCAGGCGCCTGCTGCCCGGACTGATCTTCTACCGGTTCTGCGTAGGCGGTGATTTCGTCCGCTACTTCAACCGTGTGCGGCTGGTGGCGGGAATCCTTGCGATCCTGGTGGCGCTGGCCCCGGAACTCCTCGAGGTGGGCGCCGCCGCCGAAGAAGCCGCCGCGTTCATCAGCCTCCTTCGCTCCATTGCCGCAGAGGTGGGTGCTGTCCTGCCGTCCTTGTCCCCCGCTCTTTAA
- a CDS encoding SpvB/TcaC N-terminal domain-containing protein — MASPPVPGAIPEAPGQPSGSSGTDISSASANETGTGVNPQSTLPVVSTPKGGGAIKGIGEKFGTNPVTGTASMSIPIPLSPGRSGFGPSLSLGYDSGNGNGVWGFGWSLNTPAIMRKTDKGLPRYADADESDVFLISGAEDLVPVLETDGTRHADTATFPGFSVHRYRPRIEGLFARIERWADVATGETHWRSISRDNVTTLYGRTPESRIENGARTFEWLICESHDDRGNAIVYEYVPEDDRGVEPPLPGSAVRDHVRMRYLKRVLYGNRTSRLVQADASDWMFEAVLDYAEGHLTHRPPDPGVPADEQHHYADASVDASGTWPVRPDPFSSNRAGFEIRTHRRCTGVLMFHRIPDLGPDPYLVRSTEFDYHDLVNDGQVTPEDELAHQGSTRIASFLMSVTQSGYIRQPDGRYLRSTLPPVEFAYSKPTIDPTVHTLDDESQRNLPIGLDGHVYQWIDLDGVGLPGALTVQSGTWYWKANLGGGRLGPLTPLRDAPATVTPSTGRGQLLDLQGDGRLDAAVLDGPSPGFSSRTEVGSWTAYRALSAVPAVRFDDPNLRFVDLTSDGLADILVTEGDSFTWYGSLGEDGFDAGRRVPHPDDDGAGPRLVFADGEQAVYLADMSGDGLVDLVRIRNGQVAYWPSLGYGRFGSRIILRNSPWFDTTEAFDQRRIRLADIDGSNATDIIYLGRDGVRLYVNESGNRLTDPLRLRGFPPVTQFSAVQVADLLGNGTACLVWSSPAPADTRTPVRYIDLMGGTKPHLLIRSVNNLGSETAVEYAPSTRFYLDDLKAGRPWATLLPFPVHCVSRVETIDRISGNRFVSRFRYAHGYFDGFEREFRGFGRIEQSDTETYPDLVQGTAATNQDEVSHVPPARTVTWYHTGVFRPGEQVSTHLAAEYYREPGLTDAEASAMLLPDTVLPQGLDTGARREACRALKGAMLRQEVYADDGTSQAVHPYTVTEQNLTVEVLQQRGPNRHVVFFTHPREAISHHYERVPADPRTTHTFTLAVDEYGNVERTATVGYGRRAPDPDLSVIDQAAQARVWISAIEATWTNAVDEENDHRTPLPARSTSVELTGMAAPGPSRRYSFMKLDDAILDAVPIDYVITPTTGLLQKRIIDRTQHVYRADDLSEPLPVGALESRALSFESYRLAFTDAHVSAVFGGRVTDSILLGEGRYVHVPGEAGWWVPSGTTYFSPDTSDTAEQELAFAQGSFFLAHRYQNPFHTAALPTESVVTYDAHHLLPVQTEDALGNRSTMSQADYRVLQPVEVTDANGNRSAAAFDALGMIVATAMMGKAEAVPAEGDRLPPDLVRDPTAAELDGLSSDPLSGSARTLLSDATQRFVYNLHTYRRSTTAADPSPAWACTILRETHVSDPAPLRMQVSFAYSDGFDRQIQIKTMAEPDASGPRWAGSGWTVYNNKARPVRQYEPFFAPTHIYERETRAGVTPILCYDALGRMVAKVHPDHTWEKALFGPWQHANWDRNDTVLIANHAADPEVGGLLSRLPDADLRPTWYEFRTDPAFGPDRADRWPDSRDVAAQRRAAELAAEHAATPAVLHSDSLGRAALAVMANRFRYSNAPNGSPPTNETYSTRTVLDIEGHQLQVIDTLGRLVVRYDHDVMGRLLHLASMESGERWTLMDVAGHEIRTWDSRGHQQRTTYDALRRPVAVFLQEPGSAMEIMTGATVFGESVPHPEQRNLRGRAVELRDQAGTTVTDRYDFKGNIIRSGRQIVRIYDALIDWSGTVDLLPGIMWQSARVDALNRPMQEVAPHASQNGHVAAVVQRTYNEAGLFETADAWLDLSADPDGLLDPGTASMPCVTGVRYDAKGQRQQINYGNGAVTDYDYDPLTFRLNRLTTRRGSDTLQDLNYAYDPSGYVMSIRDDAQQQLFFRNAVVDPLNEYRYDATHRLIEATGREHLGQTGALIPHSYNDAGRVGLIHPGDGGAMGRYLERYRYDAVGSLLSMEHRGSDGANPGWTRTFSYSEPSQLEPSRASNRLTRSTVGGTTEVYGAGGTGYDQHGNLLGLPHLEEVRWDFRDQLRMTRRQAVNTDDTDGTTHAGERTWYVYDSAGQRVRKVTESSPGVVKESRLYVGSTEIFQREGGDPLLRQTFHLRDDRQRIAQVDLRLAGDEPGVPSRLTRYQFANRLGSVTLELDDTAQVLAYEEYTPYGASSYQAARGQIETPRYRFTGQERDAETGFTYHLSRYYLPWLGRWLSCDRTGLNGGTNLYLYADADPIGRHDRGGTSPKKQGQEGDVNRHGSQGLRGKGTPKQLESEHIDPIALQRENLRGPDGKSPIPPGRGSAIDRNQPTLLIDKQTANAKTELDVPLINRVKAEAKAGGVTAATAKELGPEAGLARLEQAAASTGRSVPAGAHAAVAGQFDSSFADPAISAAGRSGGKQVLMCVPDSEIAAAVDGALDANLQSTGNFTQLSVSKAPRSSIFAGNWAETTTTMSSQAATVAEAPVETAAAEVFSAPAAESFAAPAARAASSEGSMLARGGGLLFGAIGAGLAILGAKNDLDEGDTVGALLSLSTIGPQGIVTGPVSGAYEGVKAGGKIMKMEVDCSALGMAYMMGDVSVDNPNLHYCMPLLAPRIQQEINNEYFDGF, encoded by the coding sequence ATGGCCAGCCCACCCGTGCCCGGTGCGATCCCGGAGGCCCCAGGCCAGCCGAGTGGTTCATCAGGCACCGACATCAGTTCCGCCAGCGCCAACGAGACCGGTACCGGAGTGAACCCGCAATCCACTCTGCCAGTAGTCAGCACGCCGAAGGGAGGCGGCGCGATCAAGGGGATCGGCGAGAAGTTCGGCACCAATCCCGTCACCGGCACGGCCTCGATGAGCATCCCGATCCCGCTGTCACCCGGGCGATCCGGATTCGGGCCATCGCTCTCTCTCGGCTACGACTCCGGCAACGGCAACGGAGTGTGGGGATTCGGCTGGTCCCTGAACACACCAGCCATCATGCGAAAGACCGACAAGGGACTGCCGCGATACGCGGATGCGGACGAATCCGATGTGTTCCTCATCTCCGGCGCCGAGGATCTCGTGCCAGTGCTGGAAACCGATGGCACCCGGCACGCAGACACCGCCACCTTCCCGGGATTCAGCGTTCACCGGTACCGCCCGCGGATCGAAGGGCTCTTCGCCCGGATCGAGCGCTGGGCGGACGTAGCGACCGGCGAGACACACTGGCGTTCGATCAGCCGGGACAACGTGACCACGCTCTACGGCCGCACCCCCGAGAGCCGCATCGAGAACGGTGCACGGACCTTTGAGTGGCTGATCTGCGAGAGCCACGACGACAGGGGCAATGCGATCGTCTACGAGTACGTGCCCGAGGACGACCGCGGCGTCGAACCGCCACTGCCGGGCAGTGCTGTCCGAGATCACGTCCGCATGCGGTATTTGAAGCGGGTCCTCTACGGCAACCGGACCTCGCGTCTGGTCCAGGCCGATGCCAGCGACTGGATGTTCGAAGCCGTTCTCGACTACGCCGAAGGTCATCTCACGCATCGCCCACCCGACCCCGGGGTGCCGGCGGACGAACAGCACCACTACGCCGACGCATCGGTCGATGCGTCCGGCACATGGCCGGTGCGGCCCGATCCGTTCTCCAGCAACCGGGCAGGATTCGAGATCCGGACGCATCGCCGCTGCACCGGAGTGCTGATGTTCCACCGGATCCCGGACCTCGGCCCGGATCCCTACCTGGTCCGGTCGACCGAGTTCGACTACCACGACCTCGTGAACGACGGCCAAGTAACCCCCGAGGACGAACTCGCCCATCAAGGGAGCACGCGCATCGCGTCGTTCCTGATGTCGGTCACCCAGTCCGGCTACATCCGCCAGCCGGACGGCCGGTACCTGCGCAGTACCTTGCCGCCGGTCGAGTTCGCCTACAGCAAGCCGACGATCGACCCAACCGTGCACACCCTGGACGACGAGAGCCAGCGCAACCTGCCGATCGGCCTTGATGGGCACGTCTACCAGTGGATCGACCTGGACGGCGTCGGCCTGCCGGGGGCGCTGACGGTGCAGAGCGGAACCTGGTACTGGAAGGCGAACCTCGGTGGCGGTCGGCTCGGGCCGCTGACTCCGCTGCGCGATGCGCCCGCCACGGTCACTCCGAGCACCGGCCGCGGTCAACTGCTGGACCTGCAGGGCGACGGACGCCTGGACGCCGCCGTGCTGGACGGGCCTTCGCCGGGTTTCAGCAGCCGCACTGAGGTTGGCAGCTGGACGGCGTACCGAGCGCTGAGCGCCGTCCCCGCGGTCCGGTTCGATGATCCGAATCTACGGTTCGTCGACCTGACCAGCGACGGACTGGCCGACATCCTGGTCACTGAAGGTGACTCCTTCACCTGGTACGGATCGCTCGGTGAAGACGGGTTCGACGCCGGGCGACGGGTTCCGCATCCGGACGACGACGGTGCCGGGCCGCGACTGGTCTTCGCCGACGGAGAGCAGGCGGTGTACCTGGCCGACATGTCCGGCGACGGCCTCGTCGACCTGGTGCGCATCCGCAACGGGCAGGTCGCCTACTGGCCGAGTCTGGGTTACGGCCGGTTCGGCTCACGCATCATCCTGCGCAACTCACCCTGGTTCGACACCACGGAGGCCTTCGACCAGCGGCGGATCCGGCTCGCCGACATCGACGGCTCGAACGCGACGGACATCATCTACCTAGGCCGCGACGGCGTACGGCTCTATGTCAATGAATCCGGCAACCGATTGACGGATCCGCTTCGCCTGCGGGGCTTTCCGCCGGTCACCCAGTTCAGCGCGGTCCAGGTCGCGGATCTGCTCGGCAACGGCACGGCGTGCCTCGTGTGGTCTTCGCCTGCGCCCGCGGACACCCGGACGCCGGTGCGGTACATCGACCTGATGGGCGGCACCAAGCCGCATCTCCTCATCCGGTCGGTCAACAATCTCGGCAGCGAGACCGCGGTCGAGTACGCGCCGTCCACCCGCTTCTACCTCGATGATCTGAAGGCCGGCCGGCCGTGGGCCACCCTGCTCCCCTTCCCCGTGCACTGCGTCAGCAGGGTTGAGACCATCGACCGGATCAGCGGGAACCGGTTCGTCAGCCGGTTCCGTTATGCCCACGGGTACTTCGACGGCTTCGAACGCGAGTTCCGTGGATTCGGCCGCATCGAGCAGTCGGACACCGAGACCTACCCGGATCTGGTCCAGGGCACCGCGGCCACGAACCAGGACGAGGTCTCCCACGTGCCGCCGGCACGTACGGTGACCTGGTACCACACCGGGGTCTTCCGCCCGGGCGAACAGGTCTCGACCCACCTCGCCGCCGAGTACTACCGCGAACCGGGGCTGACCGACGCCGAGGCGTCAGCGATGCTGCTGCCCGACACGGTGCTACCGCAGGGGCTCGACACCGGCGCGCGGCGCGAGGCATGCCGGGCATTGAAGGGAGCCATGCTGCGGCAGGAGGTTTACGCCGACGACGGCACATCGCAGGCGGTCCACCCATACACAGTGACCGAGCAGAACCTCACCGTCGAGGTCCTGCAGCAACGCGGCCCCAACCGGCATGTTGTGTTCTTCACCCATCCTCGGGAGGCAATCAGTCACCACTACGAACGTGTGCCCGCAGATCCCCGGACGACCCACACGTTCACCCTTGCAGTCGACGAGTACGGCAACGTGGAGCGTACGGCAACGGTGGGATATGGACGGCGAGCGCCTGATCCCGACTTGAGTGTGATCGATCAGGCTGCGCAAGCGAGGGTCTGGATCTCGGCGATCGAGGCCACCTGGACGAACGCCGTTGACGAGGAGAACGACCACCGGACGCCGCTTCCTGCTCGATCGACGTCAGTCGAACTCACCGGGATGGCTGCGCCGGGGCCGAGCAGGCGATACAGCTTCATGAAGCTCGACGATGCGATCTTGGACGCTGTGCCGATCGACTACGTGATCACACCCACGACAGGGCTTCTACAGAAGCGCATCATCGATCGGACGCAGCACGTCTATCGCGCCGACGACCTGAGCGAACCGCTGCCCGTCGGAGCGCTCGAATCTCGAGCGCTCTCCTTTGAGAGTTATCGGCTCGCCTTCACAGACGCGCATGTATCCGCCGTCTTCGGCGGCAGGGTGACCGATTCGATATTGCTCGGCGAAGGCCGGTACGTGCATGTGCCCGGCGAAGCCGGCTGGTGGGTCCCATCGGGTACCACATACTTCTCACCCGATACCAGCGATACAGCAGAGCAGGAGCTCGCTTTCGCCCAAGGGTCATTCTTCCTGGCTCATCGGTATCAGAATCCTTTCCACACCGCCGCGCTACCGACCGAATCGGTGGTCACCTACGATGCCCACCACCTGCTTCCAGTACAGACCGAGGATGCGCTCGGCAACAGGAGCACGATGTCCCAGGCCGACTATCGCGTTCTTCAGCCGGTGGAGGTGACCGATGCGAACGGCAATCGTTCGGCGGCCGCCTTCGACGCTCTGGGCATGATTGTGGCGACAGCGATGATGGGCAAGGCCGAAGCGGTCCCCGCTGAAGGTGATCGCCTACCACCGGATCTCGTTCGGGATCCGACGGCGGCCGAACTTGACGGACTGTCCTCCGATCCTCTCTCCGGGTCAGCAAGAACGCTGCTGAGCGACGCCACTCAGCGGTTCGTCTACAACCTTCATACCTACCGGCGGTCAACGACGGCAGCCGATCCGAGCCCAGCATGGGCATGCACAATCCTTCGGGAGACCCACGTCTCCGATCCCGCCCCGCTTCGCATGCAGGTGAGTTTCGCCTACTCCGACGGCTTCGACCGCCAGATTCAGATCAAGACCATGGCTGAGCCCGATGCCAGTGGGCCGCGGTGGGCCGGATCGGGGTGGACCGTGTACAACAACAAGGCCAGACCAGTTCGGCAGTACGAGCCCTTCTTCGCCCCGACACACATCTACGAGCGGGAGACCCGGGCCGGCGTCACTCCCATCCTCTGCTACGACGCGCTCGGCCGCATGGTCGCGAAGGTCCACCCCGATCACACATGGGAGAAGGCTCTCTTCGGGCCATGGCAGCACGCGAACTGGGATCGGAACGACACCGTGCTGATCGCCAACCATGCCGCCGACCCGGAGGTCGGTGGCCTGCTGTCCCGGCTGCCGGACGCGGATCTGCGCCCCACCTGGTACGAGTTCCGCACCGATCCGGCATTCGGCCCAGACCGCGCTGATCGGTGGCCGGATTCGCGCGACGTCGCAGCACAGCGCCGCGCAGCGGAACTCGCCGCGGAGCACGCGGCCACTCCTGCTGTACTGCACAGCGATTCGCTGGGCCGCGCCGCGCTGGCAGTGATGGCGAACCGGTTCCGCTACAGCAATGCGCCGAACGGTTCACCGCCGACGAACGAAACCTATTCCACCCGAACAGTCCTCGACATCGAGGGCCACCAACTGCAGGTCATCGATACGCTCGGCCGCCTGGTCGTACGGTACGACCACGACGTGATGGGCCGTCTCCTGCACCTGGCGAGCATGGAGTCCGGTGAGCGCTGGACCTTGATGGATGTCGCGGGCCACGAGATCCGTACCTGGGACAGCCGAGGGCATCAGCAGCGCACCACGTACGACGCGCTGCGCCGTCCCGTGGCGGTGTTCCTTCAGGAGCCGGGGTCGGCGATGGAGATCATGACCGGCGCAACGGTCTTCGGCGAGTCCGTTCCCCATCCGGAACAGCGGAACCTCCGGGGCCGGGCGGTCGAACTGCGCGACCAGGCAGGAACCACCGTGACCGACCGCTATGACTTCAAGGGCAACATCATCCGCTCGGGCAGGCAGATCGTGCGCATCTACGATGCACTGATCGACTGGTCCGGCACGGTCGACCTGCTGCCCGGAATCATGTGGCAGAGCGCCCGTGTCGATGCTCTGAACCGACCCATGCAGGAGGTGGCGCCACACGCCAGCCAGAACGGCCATGTCGCGGCAGTGGTCCAGCGTACCTACAACGAGGCGGGCCTCTTCGAGACCGCCGATGCCTGGCTCGATCTCAGCGCCGATCCCGACGGCCTGCTGGACCCGGGCACGGCGTCCATGCCGTGCGTGACTGGGGTGCGCTACGACGCCAAGGGCCAGCGCCAGCAGATCAACTACGGCAACGGGGCGGTCACGGACTACGACTACGACCCACTCACGTTCAGACTGAACCGGCTCACCACCCGCCGCGGCTCCGACACGCTGCAGGACCTCAACTACGCGTACGACCCGTCGGGCTACGTGATGTCGATCCGCGACGACGCACAGCAGCAGCTCTTCTTCCGCAACGCGGTCGTCGATCCGCTCAATGAATATCGTTACGACGCAACTCATAGATTGATCGAGGCGACCGGGCGGGAGCATCTGGGCCAGACCGGTGCGCTGATCCCGCACTCGTACAACGATGCTGGCCGGGTCGGCTTGATCCATCCCGGCGATGGCGGGGCCATGGGCCGGTACCTCGAGCGCTATCGCTACGACGCCGTGGGCAGCCTGCTCAGCATGGAGCACCGGGGAAGTGACGGCGCCAATCCGGGCTGGACGCGAACCTTCTCGTACAGTGAGCCGAGTCAGCTCGAGCCTTCCAGGGCGAGCAATCGACTAACCCGCTCGACCGTGGGTGGCACCACCGAGGTGTACGGCGCAGGCGGCACCGGCTACGACCAGCACGGCAATCTGCTTGGCCTACCCCACCTGGAAGAGGTGCGGTGGGACTTCCGCGATCAGCTGCGGATGACCCGGCGACAGGCGGTCAATACCGACGACACCGACGGCACAACCCATGCGGGCGAGCGGACCTGGTACGTCTACGACAGCGCAGGCCAGCGCGTCCGCAAGGTGACCGAGAGCTCCCCTGGCGTGGTGAAGGAGTCCCGGCTCTACGTCGGCTCAACGGAGATCTTCCAGCGGGAAGGCGGAGACCCACTGCTGCGCCAGACCTTTCACCTCAGGGACGACCGGCAGCGCATCGCCCAGGTGGATCTGCGCTTGGCCGGCGACGAGCCCGGCGTCCCGTCGAGACTGACCAGATATCAGTTCGCCAATCGTCTCGGGTCCGTAACCCTTGAGCTGGACGATACAGCCCAGGTCCTGGCCTACGAGGAGTACACGCCGTACGGGGCCTCCAGTTATCAGGCGGCGCGCGGCCAGATCGAGACTCCGCGATATCGCTTCACCGGGCAAGAACGCGACGCAGAAACCGGCTTCACCTATCATCTTTCCCGCTACTACCTGCCATGGCTGGGACGCTGGCTCAGCTGCGATCGCACCGGTCTGAACGGCGGGACCAACCTCTACCTCTACGCGGACGCCGATCCGATCGGTCGCCACGACCGTGGCGGCACAAGCCCCAAGAAGCAGGGGCAGGAGGGCGATGTGAACCGGCATGGCAGCCAAGGCCTTCGAGGCAAGGGAACGCCGAAGCAGCTCGAGTCCGAGCACATCGACCCAATCGCCTTGCAGCGCGAGAATCTTCGCGGGCCGGACGGCAAGTCGCCGATCCCCCCGGGGCGCGGCTCCGCCATCGATCGGAACCAGCCCACCCTGCTGATCGACAAGCAGACCGCCAACGCCAAGACCGAGCTGGATGTGCCGTTGATTAACAGGGTGAAGGCCGAGGCCAAAGCGGGCGGCGTCACAGCGGCGACAGCAAAGGAACTTGGACCCGAGGCGGGGCTGGCCAGGCTCGAACAGGCCGCTGCCTCCACGGGAAGGTCGGTGCCTGCGGGTGCCCACGCTGCGGTGGCCGGTCAATTCGATTCATCCTTCGCAGATCCTGCCATCTCGGCAGCGGGCCGTTCCGGCGGGAAGCAGGTGCTCATGTGCGTGCCGGACTCGGAGATCGCCGCAGCCGTCGACGGCGCACTCGACGCCAATCTGCAAAGTACTGGAAACTTCACGCAACTGTCGGTGTCGAAGGCTCCGCGGTCGTCCATCTTCGCCGGCAACTGGGCCGAGACAACCACAACAATGTCTTCGCAGGCCGCCACTGTGGCCGAGGCGCCGGTCGAAACCGCGGCGGCGGAAGTGTTCTCGGCTCCAGCAGCGGAATCGTTCGCCGCTCCTGCGGCGAGGGCCGCGAGCTCTGAGGGGTCCATGCTGGCCCGCGGCGGTGGTCTGCTGTTTGGCGCAATCGGCGCCGGTCTGGCGATCTTGGGCGCCAAGAACGACTTGGACGAGGGCGACACGGTCGGCGCCCTGCTCAGCCTCAGCACGATAGGGCCGCAGGGCATCGTGACCGGACCGGTGAGCGGGGCTTATGAGGGAGTCAAGGCCGGCGGCAAGATCATGAAGATGGAGGTCGACTGCTCGGCACTCGGTATGGCCTACATGATGGGCGACGTCTCGGTGGACAATCCCAATCTCCACTACTGCATGCCGTTACTCGCTCCGCGCATCCAGCAGGAGATCAACAACGAGTACTTCGACGGCTTCTGA